A region of Zeugodacus cucurbitae isolate PBARC_wt_2022May chromosome 5, idZeuCucr1.2, whole genome shotgun sequence DNA encodes the following proteins:
- the LOC105211994 gene encoding vesicle-associated membrane protein/synaptobrevin-binding protein isoform X2 codes for MKITNPTDNIILFKIKTTAPKRYCVRPNFGSLEPHSNAKIEICLQPFVYDPNDKNKHKFMVQSLVVLDNSVEDWNKLWKESEPHQLMDVKLRCVFEVPTVTSADSSGTSGLNDIVKEATAKTIESENKAIPFREEKVSNVQPSDQREEFLSDLRRLREDNEKLQREKRHLTDEIVKIRDSYSRPVYDQAYTPILGEKQIPVFYIALSIVAAIFGFLFGKYF; via the exons ATGAAAATAACCAATCCAACAGATAATATTATACTGTTCAAGATCAAAACAACCGCTCCAAAACGGTATTGTGTGCGTCCAAATTTCGGTTCACTCGAACCACACTCTAATGCCAAGATTGAAA tttGTTTACAACCATTTGTATATGATCCCAACGACAAAAATAAGCATAAGTTCATGGTTCAGAGTCTGGTTGTGCTCGATAACTCAGTTGAAGACTGGAATAAGTTG tgGAAAGAGTCGGAGCCACACCAGTTGATGGATGTGAAATTGAGATGTGTCTTCGAGGTGCCAACTGTAACGTCAGCAGACAGCAGTGGTACTTCAG GCCTAAATGATATAGTAAAGGAGGCAACAGCAAAAACCATTGAGTCAGAAAATAAAGCAATTCCATTTCGTGAAGAGAAA GTATCAAATGTGCAACCATCGGATCAACGTGAAGAGTTTTTGTCCGACCTTAGGCGGCTGCGTGAAGACAATGAGAAATTGCAAAGAGAGAAGCGTCATCTTACG GATGAAATCGTCAAAATACGGGATTCATATTCGAGACCGGTGTACGATCAGGCCTATACACCTATACTGGGCGAGAAGCAAATTCCGGTGTTCTATATAGCGTTGTCGATTGTTGCGGCCATATTTGGCTTTCtgtttggcaaatatttttga
- the LOC105211991 gene encoding N-acetylneuraminate 9-O-acetyltransferase produces the protein MSEVLEMNPLNCDASVSPRPSKAEHLIQQLNANNAKKVALLLVLGFVAYHGILNWQYGSDSCQWLLSKGRFKGDNEWQPYGCMMHKYTETDTRRCLRYLAFWGYRNNFVFIGDESMRELYQSFINHLHPNDDDNISSTILAVPKDDNFEERQLNVRARYIYTSQVNLALLDTLTKLEDDKELPVILIMGFTYRNFLAGNVTDELIKQFTRNLTRLVVPFDQFVAHKTKVLWKLQDRINEEKVAQTPWKSVLNDDIDRLNQAALSVFHYSDAIVWEAAWQIANGLVDSAVEGFRLSDLGLRHEVQILLNMYCNDYMNYNDGTCCASAEPFTTLQIVSYAIFGVCITLVCVMLLRRWLLHLRGHTFYTPLTQIPSYQNLHPTSASVTGSLSNGSTSFALSVMDFFTPLAMLGIIMAYFYLCDRTNFFMKENKYYSEFSFWIPVGYVFALGIFFTEESRFTKVLNRDQTDELKGWIMLVVLIYYMTGAHRVLSIHMHIKLLISSYLFITGYTHFSYMWQTGGNSAFVRFFQVMFRLNFVTVVLCFCMNRPYQFYYFVPLLTFWMFVIYFVLSLPPRISAQSVDSHPLHYLYLVAKFIGCFSVITILFMSEVFFERIFLTRPWKALFVSTDDDIHEWWYQWKLDRYTVTFGMISAACFHIAQKYSIFDDNNHGNLFARRTSITVTLLALLGVGLYTTFSFLCRNEQDCEEIHSYIVFIPIVGYIVLRNISGILRTRYSTFFAWFGRISLELFICQYHIWLAADRHGVLVLLPGFPTLNMIVTSFIFVCASHEVHRITQTLLPYAVPNDWKLVMRNFVIFLIILIPVGRADGMF, from the exons ATGAGTGAGGTTTTGGAAATGAATCCATTAAACTGTGATGCCTCCGTATCGCCCCGGCCCTCTAAAGCAGAGCATCTCATTCAACAATTGAATGCGAATAATGCTAAAAAAGTAGCACTTTTATTGGTCCTTGGGTTTGTCGCCTATCATGGtattttaaattggcaatatg GAAGCGATTCCTGTCAATGGCTGTTATCTAAAGGCCGTTTCAAAGGTGATAATGAATGGCAACCTTATGGCTGCATGATGCATAAATATACTGAAAC AGATACGCGCCGCTGCCTCCGCTATTTAGCCTTTTGGGGTTATCGCAAcaactttgttttcattggTGATGAGAGTATGCGAGAGCTTTATCAGAGTTTTATAAATCATTTACACCCCAATGACGATGACAatatttcttcaacaatttTGGCCGTGCCAAAAGATGATAATTTCGAAGAACGACAGCTTAATGTACGTGCACGTTATATATACACTAGCCAGGTAAACTTGGCTTTGCTAGACACACTCACCAAATTAGAAGATGACAAGGAATTACCGGTAATACTCATTATGGGTTTTACCTATCGCAACTTTCTGGCTGGCAATGTAACAGATGaacttataaaacaatttacgaGAAACTTAACGCGTCTTGTAGTGCCATTCGACCAATTTGTGGCGCACAAGACAAAAGTATTATGGAAACTGCAAGATCGCATTAATGAGGAGAAAGTGGCGCAGACGCCATGGAAGTCAGTACTCAACGACGATATCGATCGTTTAAACCAAGCTGCTTTATCTGTTTTTCATTATTCCGACGCCATCGTGTGGGAGGCGGCATGGCAAATAGCAAACGGTCTGGTGGACAGCGCAGTTGAGGGTTTCCGTTTGAGTGATTTAGGTTTGCGACACGAGGTCCAAATTTTGCTTAATATGTACTGCAACGACTATATGAATTACAATGACGGTACGTGTTGCGCTAGCGCAGAACCCTTCACGACTTTGCAGATTGTTTCTTACGCCATTTTCGGTGTGTG TATTACGCTGGTCTGCGTTATGTTACTGCGCCGTTGGTTGTTACATTTGCGCGGTCATACGTTTTATACGCCGCTCACACAAATACCAAGTTATCAGAACTTACATCCTACCAGCGCCTCAGTGACGGGTTCATTGTCCAATGGCTCAACGTCATTTGCGCTGTCCGTAATGGATTTCTTCACACCACTCGCTATGCTAGGCATTATTATGGCCTACTTCTATCTCTGCGATCGCACCAACTTCTTCATGAAGGAAAACAAATACTACTCGGAGTTTAGTTTCTGGATACCAGTAGGTTATGTATTTGCTTTGGGTATATTCTTTACCGAAGAATCGCGCTTTACAAAAGTGCTGAATCGCGACCAAACTGACGAACTGAAAGGTTGGATCATGCTTGTCGTGCTCATCTACTACATGACGGGCGCGCATCGTGTGCTGtccatacacatgcatattaaACTACTGATCAGCAGCTATCTATTCATCACGGGCTATACGCATTTCAGCTATATGTGGCAAACCGGTGGCAATTCGGCCTTTGTGCGTTTCTTTCAAGTGATGTTTCGCTTGAATTTCGTTACGGTCGTTCTCTGTTTCTGCATGAATCGTCCCTATCAATTCTACTATTTTGTGCCGTTACTTACATTCTGGATGTTCGTCATCTACTTCGTATTATCACTGCCGCCACGCATCAGCGCGCAATCAGTGGATTCACATCCTTTGCATTATCTGTATTTGGTTGCGAAATTCATTGGCTGCTTCAGCGTCATCACGATACTCTTCATGTCGGAAGTGTTCTTCGAACGCATTTTCCTCACACGCCCGTGGAAAGCGCTCTTTGTGAGCACCGACGATGATATACACGAATGGTGGTATCAGTGGAAATTGGACCGTTACACTGTGACCTTTGGCATGATATCGGCCGCTTGCTTTCACATCGCacaaaaatatagtattttcgATGACAACAATCATGGTAACCTCTTTGCACGACGCACATCCATCACCGTTACTTTGTTGGCGCTACTTGGCGTTGGTTTGTACACGACATTCTCGTTTCTCTGCCGCAACGAACAGGATTGCGAAGAGATACACTCGTACATCGTCTTCATACCCATTGTGGGCTATATTGTGCTGCGTAATATATCGGGCATATTGCGCACGCGCTACTCCACATTCTTCGCGTGGTTCGGTCGCATATCGCTGGAGTTGTTCATCTGTCAATACCACATTTGGCTAGCCGCCGATCGGCATGGCGTGCTAGTGCTGTTGCCTGGCTTTCCCACTCTAAACATGATCGTAACGTCGTTTATATTCGTGTGCGCATCGCACGAAGTGCATCGCATAACGCAAACGCTGCTGCCATATGCAGTGCCCAATGACTGGAAGTTGGTCATGCGCAATTTCGtgatatttttgattatatTGATACCGGTGGGACGCGCGGATGGCATGTTTTAA
- the LOC105211992 gene encoding glutathione synthetase isoform X1 produces MTPTPVLEPCIPLPIEERTLNDVTEKAKDWAIMHGAAMRSKTNFSADSLNFAPFILMPSSFPRKEFEKAKNLQTIINQLMHNVAHDEEFLTTTLAETIKVDEFTANLFNVYKKVLANGFGQPISLGLLRSDLMLETKCAKLLEQEKHTPCAYCCWKQVEINTIASGFGHLGPVSKDIQSFVMGELGHADKIKNMPENAALSGLCGGMIKAWEVYAEPKAVILFIIEDVSYNICDQRFHEFYIREQRPNIKVLRRTLTEVHKEGKLGPNKELLLGEYEVAVIYFRAGYEPGHYPSQDEWDARYMMECSRAIKSPSIHYHLAGTKKVQQALAQPEMLERFISDPEKIKAVGQIFTGLYSLDDSEAGNASYEMALKEPERFVLKPQREGGGNNVYGVDIPDALRKMSRVERAAWILMDLIQPPISKGYMIRPGGKSPPEVVDLVSELGIFGVILGNVDNVICNYQAGHMLRTKLSTANEGGVAAGLGALDSPYLLD; encoded by the exons atgacGCCAACACCAGTACTTGAACCCTGCATACCATTGCCCATTGAAGAACGTACATTGAACGATGTGACAGAAAAGGCGAAAGATTGGGCTATTATGCATGGTGCAGCCATGCGCTCCAAAACCAACTTCAGCGCGGATTCACTAAAT tTCGCACCGTTTATTTTGATGCCGTCATCTTTCCCGCGCAAAGAATTCGAAAAGGctaaaaatttgcaaacgaTAATCAATCAATTGATGCATAATGTGGCGCATGATGAGGAATTTCTAACTACAACTCTGGCGGAAACCATAAAAGTGGATGAGTTCACTGctaatttgtttaatgtttaCAAAAAAGTACTCGCTAATGGTTTTGGACAG CCAATTTCGTTGGGCCTATTGCGCAGTGATTTGATGTTGGAGACGAAATGTGCAAAATTGCTAGAACAAGAGAAACATACCCCGTGTGCCTACTGTTGCTGGAAACAAGTTGAAATTAACACTATAGCTTCTGGTTTTGGCCACTTAGGACCAGTAAGCAAAGATATACAAAG CTTTGTGATGGGCGAACTAGGACATGctgataaaatcaaaaat atgcCCGAAAATGCGGCTTTGTCTGGTCTTTGTGGTGGCATGATTAAAGCCTGGGAAGTATATGCTGAGCCCAAAGCGGTGATTCTCTTCATAATCGAAGATGTTTCCTACAATATTTGCGATCAG CGTTTCCACGAGTTTTATATacgcgagcagcgcccaaatataaaagtattgcgTCGTACTCTAACGGAGGTGCATAAAGAAGGAAAATTGGGACCCAATAAAGAGCTATTACT CGGTGAATATGAAGTGGCTGTTATTTATTTCCGTGCCGGCTATGAACCTGGTCACTATCCCTCGCAAGACGAATGGGATGCGCGTTATATGATGGAGTGTTCGCGTGCGATAAAAAGTCCTTCCATACACTATCATTTGGCTGGTACCAAGAAGGTGCAACAAGCGCTGGCTCAACCCGAAATGCTAGAACGGTTTATAAGCGACCCAGAGAag ATAAAAGCTGTGGGACAAATCTTCACCGGACTCTACTCGTTGGATGACTCTGAAGCTGGCAATGCCTCATACGAAATGGCGTTGAAAGAACCAGAACGATTTGTGTTGAAACCACAACGCGAGGGCGGTGGTAATAATGTATATGGCGTTGACATTCCAGATGCACTGAGG AAAATGAGTCGCGTTGAACGCGCCGCTTGGATACTGATGGATCTAATTCAGCCTCCCATTTCCAAGGGTTACATGATACGTCCGGGTGGCAAATCTCCACCAGAAGTTGTTGATCTCGTTTCAGAGCTGGGCATTTTTGGCGTAATACTAGGTAATGTAGATAATGTGATTTGCAATTACCAAGCGGGTCATATGCTGCGCACGAAACTCTCGACTGCGAACGAGGGCGGTGTTGCAGCCGGACTTGGCGCTTTGGATAGTCCTTATTTACTGGATTAG
- the LOC105211995 gene encoding uncharacterized protein LOC105211995 has product MRCLHKALALFDQESPMDYCEEFDDTKSVLAYCNKHVKPFSKVHFRGGNDLFINELVRRLQETLLDRQLIDPETKKPLAKAHQKLRKILIFLFANTDATYKYNLREDPTIAHVLEQCPLLPKFLLITLVWELQLDQFFYETLSYTPCWFAFQYFETAADTMKYIEDPYEVLEKVEQLMRALLICISRSEYRKIDMVDKKIIYNKLYDYSMNLLRQFYTPDSEKFKQFSKLQFFRYSGFALKHLLQMILFAFDLYEAPEKAKPNINVDIYEICQEICPLVPNITAVKPSDKLKEQQLKIIKALLNSLQYNVMLVKIDVFMYWVEVDITPTTTLQLSIGEMIYEVGERMRANSKFGHDVEAQLKLLAIKPKTLSETIETATLGEILRNLDENSPQHVKKAWFDELFNRSIALGNDECLEAIKEHIKLMTLHNCQQALQFIKQSSQLSQLQASDNETEEGGGEGENSEKTQIDRNDFETLTSLMLLGIQNFKSEDILQLLTFQTKLFGKSTNICCQDDYQRRVTEFLNKYANSFDFQQFLVLCFEYPSQMWSKFFECACHNSEHVRNFCKTVQQSRPFSNIYFDELLENAMHDADKLKQKKFPELLCEIYFVLYHPSRKTEFLKQFMNKNVNAFLEAQRFGHLLPIVKALNLIAAHGETQSNKPLTFGEVTAPVLLMAAQIMDKARWDLITYTDERDELVRECIQFIQYTSKRFLPVATEKDRKWITKVIKDSYRPITQYYFQKFSQTPDQPPIDFDRFLIRLEIEDKSEAEMFLIINYVRCTMKETEWLARSERLLPHISDVLIILSGVVVETDNPNAINNYRHCLTNYANIVVKFVLPPLKNDTKKIEKLMLKVLKIIESAPTQLYEEVFMSFTPLLLDIMRNCAHPLKDEDNVVKSVRKFIGSMKDCQGKELFLEKFQALVTELLT; this is encoded by the exons atgcGTTGTTTGCATAAAGCGTTGGCATTGTTTGACCAAGAATCACCGATGGATTATTGCGAGGAATTCGACGATACAAAATCGGTATTGGCTTACTGTAACAAACATGTGAAGCCTTTCTCTAAAGTACATTTCCGTGGCG GCAATGATCTATTCATCAACGAATTAGTACGCCGTCTGCAGGAAACATTACTCGACCGGCAATTGATCGATCCGGAAACTAAAAAACCATTAGCGAAGGCACATCAGAAACTGCGCAAAATtctgatatttttgtttgccaACACCGATGCTACTTACAAATACAATTTACGCGAAGACCCCACAATTGCACACGTTTTGGAACAGTGCCCTCTACTACCGaaattcttattaataacactcGTTTGGGAGTTGCAACTAGACCAATTTTTCTACGAAACACTCTCATATACACCGTGTTGGTTCGCTTTCCAATATTTCGAAACAGCTGCAGACACAATGAAATACATTGAAGATCCATATGAAGTTTTAGAAAAAGTAGAGCAACTAATGCGTGCCTTGCTCATTTGCATATCGCGTTCGGAATATCGCAAGATTGACATGGTGGATAAGAAAATCATTTACAACAAATTGTATGATTACAGCATGAATTTACTGCGTCAATTCTATACACCTGACTCtgaaaaatttaagcaattcagtaaattgcaattttttcgtTACTCAGGATTTGCCTTAAAACACTTGCTACAAATGATCTTGTTTGCATTTGACTTATATGAAGCGCCAGAGAAGGCAAAGCCAAATATAAATGtagatatttatgaaatttgtcaAGAAATATGTCCGCTAGTGCCAAATATTACAGCAGTTAAACCCTCGGATAAGCTTAAAGAGCAACAGTTAAAGATAATAAAAGCTCTACTCAATTCACTACAATACAATGTTATGTTGGTTAAAATAGATGTTTTCATGTATTGGGTTGAAGTAGATATTACTCCCACTACGACACTACAATTATCAATTGGTGAAATGATTTACGAAGTTGGTGAACGTATGCGCGCAAATTCTAAATTTGGACATGATGTCGAAGCGCAGCTAAAACTGCTGGCGATTAAACCTAAAACGCTCAGTGAGACAATTGAAACTGCAACGTTGGGAGAAATCTTGCGTAACTTGGACGAAAATTCGCCGCAACACGTTAAAAAAGCATGGTTCGATGAGCTTTTTAATCGGTCCATTGCGCTGGGTAACGATGAATGCCTGGAAGCCATCAAAGAACACATCAAGTTAATGACACTGCATAATTGTCAGCAGGCCTTACAATTTATCAAACAATCATCGCAGCTTTCACAATTACAGGCTAGCGACAATGAAACTGAAGAAGGTGGCGGAGAAGGCGAAAATAGTGAGAAAACGCAAATAGATCGAAATGATTTTGAAACTTTGACATCATTAATGCTTTTGGGCATACAGAATTTTAAATCCGAAGATATATTACAATTGTTaacttttcaaacaaaattattcGGCAAATCTACAAATATTTGCTGTCAAGACGACTACCAACGACGAGTAACCGAGTTtctcaacaaatatgccaattcATTTGATTTCCAACAATTCCTTGTGCTCTGTTTCGAGTACCCCTCTCAAATGTGGAGCAAATTCTTTGAGTGTGCCTGCCACAATTCGGAACATGTACGCAACTTCTGCAAAACAGTACAACAATCTCGaccattttctaatatttacttTGACGAATTGCTCGAAAACGCAATGCATGATGCCGACAAGCTAAAGCAAAAGAAATTCCCTGAGCTtttgtgtgaaatatattttgttctcTACCATCCTTCGCGAAAAACAgaatttttgaaacaatttatgaataaaaatgtcAATGCATTCTTAGAAGCACAACGCTTTGGGCATTTGCTGCCAATTGTGAAGGCTTTGAATCTAATTGCAGCCCATGGCGAAACACAATCAAATAAACCATTAACATTTGGTGAAGTTACTGCACCGGTGTTACTGATGGCTGCACAAATTATGGATAAAGCGCGTTGGGATCTGATCACGTATACAGATGAACGAGACGAATTGGTGCGTGAATGTATACAATTTATACAATACACGTCCAAGAGATTTCTACCAGTAGCAACAGAAAAAG ATCGCAAATGGATTACCAAAGTAATTAAGGATTCGTATCGACCCATAACAcagtattattttcaaaaattctcacAGACACCAGACCAACCGCCGATCGACTTCGATCGTTTTCTCATACGTTTGGAAATTGAGGACAAATCAGAGGCTGAAATGTTTCTTATTATT AATTATGTACGTTGCACCATGAAAGAGACTGAATGGCTGGCCCGTAGTGAGCGTCTCCTGCCACACATTTCCGATGTGCTCATAATTTTAAGTGGCGTTGTTGTTGAAACAGACAATCCAAATGCTATCAATAACTATCGCCACTGCCtaacaaattatgcaaatattgtaGTAAAATTTGTATTGCCACCCTTGAAAAACGatacgaaaaaaattgaaaaattaatgctCAAAGTGTTGAAAATTATAGAATCAGCACCAACGCAATTATATGAAGAAGTCTTTATGAGTTTTACGCCTTTACTTCTGGATATAATGCGAAATTGCGCGCATCCATTGAAAGACGAGGATAACGTAGTGAAATCTGTGCGCAAATTCATTGGTAGCATGAAAGACTGTCAAGGAAAAGAACTGTTCTTGGAAAAGTTCCAAGCATTAGTAACTGAACTATTAACCTAA
- the LOC105211992 gene encoding glutathione synthetase isoform X2, giving the protein MTPTPVLEPCIPLPIEERTLNDVTEKAKDWAIMHGAAMRSKTNFSADSLNFAPFILMPSSFPRKEFEKAKNLQTIINQLMHNVAHDEEFLTTTLAETIKVDEFTANLFNVYKKVLANGFGQAYSLGLLRSDYLAHMFEDNSVKQVEINTIASSFGGISTHMMPLQSFVMGELGHADKIKNMPENAALSGLCGGMIKAWEVYAEPKAVILFIIEDVSYNICDQRFHEFYIREQRPNIKVLRRTLTEVHKEGKLGPNKELLLGEYEVAVIYFRAGYEPGHYPSQDEWDARYMMECSRAIKSPSIHYHLAGTKKVQQALAQPEMLERFISDPEKIKAVGQIFTGLYSLDDSEAGNASYEMALKEPERFVLKPQREGGGNNVYGVDIPDALRKMSRVERAAWILMDLIQPPISKGYMIRPGGKSPPEVVDLVSELGIFGVILGNVDNVICNYQAGHMLRTKLSTANEGGVAAGLGALDSPYLLD; this is encoded by the exons atgacGCCAACACCAGTACTTGAACCCTGCATACCATTGCCCATTGAAGAACGTACATTGAACGATGTGACAGAAAAGGCGAAAGATTGGGCTATTATGCATGGTGCAGCCATGCGCTCCAAAACCAACTTCAGCGCGGATTCACTAAAT tTCGCACCGTTTATTTTGATGCCGTCATCTTTCCCGCGCAAAGAATTCGAAAAGGctaaaaatttgcaaacgaTAATCAATCAATTGATGCATAATGTGGCGCATGATGAGGAATTTCTAACTACAACTCTGGCGGAAACCATAAAAGTGGATGAGTTCACTGctaatttgtttaatgtttaCAAAAAAGTACTCGCTAATGGTTTTGGACAG GCTTATTCGCTCGGTTTATTACGTTCCGACTATTTGGCTCACATGTTCGAAGACAATTCAGTTAAACAAGTTGAAATCAACACGATTGCCTCTAGTTTCGGTGGCATCTCCACACATATGATGCCTCTGCAGag CTTTGTGATGGGCGAACTAGGACATGctgataaaatcaaaaat atgcCCGAAAATGCGGCTTTGTCTGGTCTTTGTGGTGGCATGATTAAAGCCTGGGAAGTATATGCTGAGCCCAAAGCGGTGATTCTCTTCATAATCGAAGATGTTTCCTACAATATTTGCGATCAG CGTTTCCACGAGTTTTATATacgcgagcagcgcccaaatataaaagtattgcgTCGTACTCTAACGGAGGTGCATAAAGAAGGAAAATTGGGACCCAATAAAGAGCTATTACT CGGTGAATATGAAGTGGCTGTTATTTATTTCCGTGCCGGCTATGAACCTGGTCACTATCCCTCGCAAGACGAATGGGATGCGCGTTATATGATGGAGTGTTCGCGTGCGATAAAAAGTCCTTCCATACACTATCATTTGGCTGGTACCAAGAAGGTGCAACAAGCGCTGGCTCAACCCGAAATGCTAGAACGGTTTATAAGCGACCCAGAGAag ATAAAAGCTGTGGGACAAATCTTCACCGGACTCTACTCGTTGGATGACTCTGAAGCTGGCAATGCCTCATACGAAATGGCGTTGAAAGAACCAGAACGATTTGTGTTGAAACCACAACGCGAGGGCGGTGGTAATAATGTATATGGCGTTGACATTCCAGATGCACTGAGG AAAATGAGTCGCGTTGAACGCGCCGCTTGGATACTGATGGATCTAATTCAGCCTCCCATTTCCAAGGGTTACATGATACGTCCGGGTGGCAAATCTCCACCAGAAGTTGTTGATCTCGTTTCAGAGCTGGGCATTTTTGGCGTAATACTAGGTAATGTAGATAATGTGATTTGCAATTACCAAGCGGGTCATATGCTGCGCACGAAACTCTCGACTGCGAACGAGGGCGGTGTTGCAGCCGGACTTGGCGCTTTGGATAGTCCTTATTTACTGGATTAG
- the LOC105211994 gene encoding vesicle-associated membrane protein/synaptobrevin-binding protein isoform X1, whose amino-acid sequence MEKPKELIIEPKGELRFIGPFSRPAITLMKITNPTDNIILFKIKTTAPKRYCVRPNFGSLEPHSNAKIEICLQPFVYDPNDKNKHKFMVQSLVVLDNSVEDWNKLWKESEPHQLMDVKLRCVFEVPTVTSADSSGTSGLNDIVKEATAKTIESENKAIPFREEKVSNVQPSDQREEFLSDLRRLREDNEKLQREKRHLTDEIVKIRDSYSRPVYDQAYTPILGEKQIPVFYIALSIVAAIFGFLFGKYF is encoded by the exons ATGGAGAAGCCGAAGGAATTGATCATTGAGCCAAAAGGCGAGCTGCGCTTTATAG GTCCCTTCAGTCGTCCCGCTATCACGCTAATGAAAATAACCAATCCAACAGATAATATTATACTGTTCAAGATCAAAACAACCGCTCCAAAACGGTATTGTGTGCGTCCAAATTTCGGTTCACTCGAACCACACTCTAATGCCAAGATTGAAA tttGTTTACAACCATTTGTATATGATCCCAACGACAAAAATAAGCATAAGTTCATGGTTCAGAGTCTGGTTGTGCTCGATAACTCAGTTGAAGACTGGAATAAGTTG tgGAAAGAGTCGGAGCCACACCAGTTGATGGATGTGAAATTGAGATGTGTCTTCGAGGTGCCAACTGTAACGTCAGCAGACAGCAGTGGTACTTCAG GCCTAAATGATATAGTAAAGGAGGCAACAGCAAAAACCATTGAGTCAGAAAATAAAGCAATTCCATTTCGTGAAGAGAAA GTATCAAATGTGCAACCATCGGATCAACGTGAAGAGTTTTTGTCCGACCTTAGGCGGCTGCGTGAAGACAATGAGAAATTGCAAAGAGAGAAGCGTCATCTTACG GATGAAATCGTCAAAATACGGGATTCATATTCGAGACCGGTGTACGATCAGGCCTATACACCTATACTGGGCGAGAAGCAAATTCCGGTGTTCTATATAGCGTTGTCGATTGTTGCGGCCATATTTGGCTTTCtgtttggcaaatatttttga